A genomic window from Periweissella cryptocerci includes:
- a CDS encoding tRNA1(Val) (adenine(37)-N6)-methyltransferase has product MAEIKLNADERIDQLYSKDVKIIQSDAVFSFSLDAVLLSEFAKAPKGGHGLTVDLCAGNGAVGLFFAKKAAGTITEVEIQPRLADMAQRSIVLNDLDGRMNVLNIDLADTLEHIKPSAAETVLCNPPYFVDEPQSTKNPNEHLAIARHEIKTNLATITDVASRLLKTNGKVYFVHRPDRFLDLIDELRAHRLAPKRIQMVHSKIDREANMVLVEAIKDGRPGGVRYLEPLIVYNADGSYTKHVHEALYGE; this is encoded by the coding sequence ATGGCAGAAATTAAATTAAATGCGGACGAACGGATTGATCAATTATATAGTAAAGATGTCAAAATAATTCAAAGTGATGCGGTGTTTTCTTTTTCATTGGATGCCGTCTTACTGTCCGAATTTGCCAAAGCGCCCAAAGGTGGTCATGGTTTGACAGTGGATTTATGTGCGGGCAATGGGGCAGTGGGACTGTTTTTTGCCAAGAAAGCCGCCGGCACAATTACCGAAGTGGAAATTCAGCCCCGTTTGGCGGACATGGCCCAACGGTCAATTGTCTTGAATGATTTAGATGGGCGCATGAACGTATTGAATATTGATTTAGCCGATACGCTCGAGCATATTAAGCCGAGTGCCGCTGAAACAGTGCTCTGTAATCCACCATATTTTGTGGATGAACCTCAATCGACAAAAAATCCGAATGAACACTTGGCCATCGCACGCCACGAAATCAAAACCAATTTAGCAACAATCACGGATGTGGCCAGTCGATTACTCAAGACGAATGGTAAGGTTTATTTTGTCCACCGGCCCGATCGCTTCTTAGATTTGATTGATGAGTTGCGCGCGCACCGCTTGGCACCTAAGCGTATTCAGATGGTGCATTCCAAAATTGACCGCGAAGCTAACATGGTGTTAGTCGAAGCAATCAAAGATGGCCGCCCAGGTGGTGTCCGTTACCTCGAACCATTGATTGTGTACAATGCTGACGGATCATACACGAAACACGTCCATGAGGCTTTATATGGCGAATAA
- a CDS encoding GIY-YIG nuclease family protein, which produces MANKPYYFYVILAADKTLYGGFTDDVGKRFAAHQAFKGAKFTKIKSKHPLELIYAEAFDNKHDALSAEWHFKHQLREKKVGYLAEHGVDVQRFAHRK; this is translated from the coding sequence ATGGCGAATAAACCATATTATTTTTACGTCATCCTCGCTGCCGACAAAACTTTGTACGGGGGCTTTACCGATGACGTCGGCAAACGTTTTGCAGCCCACCAAGCATTTAAGGGGGCTAAATTCACTAAAATAAAAAGTAAACACCCCCTCGAATTGATTTATGCGGAAGCGTTTGATAATAAACATGATGCGTTATCGGCTGAGTGGCACTTTAAACACCAACTCCGGGAAAAGAAAGTGGGCTACCTCGCTGAGCATGGCGTGGATGTGCAACGCTTCGCGCACCGCAAATAA
- a CDS encoding lysophospholipid acyltransferase family protein, producing the protein MLYSFLRGFARALLYIINGKPQIRNYDKLPEGTYILAGPHRTWWDPIYFALAAAPLKFSFMAKIELFKNPILKWILVGANAFPVDRANPGPSVIKTPVKNLKSGDLGLIIFPSGSRHSNDIKSGAMMIAKLSGKPIVPIVYQGPLTFGGLFKRNNVELNFGDPIYIDRRDKLTEARVEEIGAQMQTAFDALDKELNPDFVYVDQHPEKAKIPEE; encoded by the coding sequence ATGCTTTATTCATTTTTGCGCGGTTTTGCTCGCGCCCTGTTATATATTATCAATGGAAAACCTCAAATTCGCAACTACGATAAATTACCCGAAGGTACTTATATCTTAGCCGGTCCACACCGGACTTGGTGGGATCCAATTTACTTTGCGTTAGCCGCGGCTCCATTGAAATTTAGTTTCATGGCTAAAATCGAATTATTCAAGAACCCCATCCTAAAATGGATTCTCGTTGGCGCTAATGCCTTCCCCGTTGACCGAGCTAATCCTGGTCCATCAGTGATTAAAACTCCCGTCAAGAACTTGAAAAGCGGCGATCTCGGCTTGATTATCTTCCCTAGTGGTTCGCGTCACAGTAACGACATCAAGTCTGGTGCCATGATGATTGCGAAATTATCTGGCAAACCAATCGTGCCCATTGTCTATCAAGGACCTTTGACATTTGGCGGCCTGTTCAAGCGTAACAACGTTGAGTTGAACTTTGGTGATCCCATTTACATCGATCGCCGTGACAAATTAACGGAAGCGCGCGTCGAAGAAATCGGAGCTCAAATGCAAACCGCCTTTGACGCCTTGGATAAAGAGCTGAATCCGGATTTCGTTTACGTTGACCAACACCCCGAAAAAGCGAAAATCCCCGAAGAATAA
- the tsf gene encoding translation elongation factor Ts produces the protein MAITAAQVKELREKTGVGMMDAKKALVQVEGDMQAAIDFLREKGMAKAAKKGDRIAAEGMTYVASKGNTAAIVELNSETDFVAGNKEFNDLLHAVANAIVELKPADVDAALALQVSEDETLNEMIIHTTQITGEKISLRRFELVEKTDDQNFGAYSHMGGRISSLVLLDGADAETAKDVAMHVAAINPQYVSREEVPADVVAHEKEVQMNAEDMAGKPDNIKEKIVEGRLNKFLAEISLADQPFVKDGDQTVAKFVASKNGSLKSFTRYEVGEGMEKKVTDFAAEVASQIN, from the coding sequence ATGGCTATTACTGCTGCTCAAGTTAAAGAATTACGTGAAAAGACTGGTGTCGGAATGATGGACGCCAAGAAGGCCCTTGTTCAAGTTGAAGGCGATATGCAAGCTGCTATCGACTTCTTGCGCGAAAAAGGTATGGCTAAGGCTGCCAAGAAGGGTGATCGTATCGCCGCTGAAGGTATGACTTACGTTGCATCTAAGGGTAACACTGCTGCAATCGTTGAATTGAACTCAGAAACTGACTTCGTTGCCGGTAACAAAGAATTTAACGACTTGTTGCACGCTGTTGCAAACGCTATCGTTGAACTCAAGCCAGCTGACGTTGATGCTGCGCTTGCATTGCAAGTTAGCGAAGATGAAACTTTGAACGAAATGATCATCCACACTACTCAAATCACTGGTGAAAAGATTTCACTCCGTCGTTTTGAACTTGTTGAAAAGACTGATGACCAAAACTTCGGTGCATACTCACACATGGGTGGCCGTATTTCATCACTTGTATTGCTTGACGGTGCCGATGCAGAAACTGCTAAGGACGTTGCAATGCACGTTGCAGCCATCAACCCACAATACGTTTCTCGTGAAGAAGTACCTGCTGATGTAGTTGCTCACGAAAAAGAAGTTCAAATGAACGCTGAAGACATGGCCGGCAAGCCAGATAACATTAAGGAAAAGATCGTTGAAGGTCGTTTGAACAAGTTCCTTGCTGAAATCTCATTAGCTGACCAACCATTCGTTAAGGATGGCGACCAAACTGTTGCTAAGTTCGTAGCATCTAAGAACGGCTCATTGAAGTCATTCACACGTTACGAAGTTGGTGAAGGTATGGAAAAGAAGGTTACTGACTTCGCTGCTGAAGTTGCTAGCCAAATCAACTAA
- a CDS encoding YneF family protein produces MNTALAIVLIVVALIVGLVAGFFIARKYMETYLKKNPPISEDMIRSMMISMGQTPSQKRLNQVMASMRNNK; encoded by the coding sequence ATGAATACAGCGCTCGCAATCGTATTAATTGTCGTTGCTTTGATTGTCGGTTTAGTTGCTGGCTTCTTCATTGCTCGTAAGTATATGGAAACTTACTTGAAGAAGAACCCACCAATTTCCGAAGACATGATTCGCTCAATGATGATTTCAATGGGTCAAACACCTTCACAAAAGCGTTTGAACCAAGTTATGGCATCTATGCGTAACAACAAGTAA
- the rpsB gene encoding 30S ribosomal protein S2, whose amino-acid sequence MAVISMKQLLEAGVHFGHKTRRWNPKMKEFIFTERNGIYIIDLQKTVKLVDQAYNYVRDAAKDGAIVLFVGTKKQAQDAIAEEATRAGQYFVNHRWLGGTLTNWKTIQLRIARLKELKAMAEDGTFDRLPKKEVSLLLKQTAKLEKFLGGIADMPKVPDLLFIVDPRKEQLAVQEAHKLNIPIVAMVDTNADPDDIDVKIPSNDDAIRAVRLITAKMADAIIEGNQGEDKVDENSFGADQSVESIEEIAAVVEGNNSAK is encoded by the coding sequence ATGGCAGTAATCTCAATGAAGCAATTGCTTGAAGCCGGTGTCCACTTTGGTCACAAAACCCGTCGCTGGAACCCAAAGATGAAGGAATTCATCTTTACTGAACGTAACGGTATCTACATCATCGACTTACAAAAGACTGTTAAGCTTGTTGACCAAGCTTACAACTACGTTCGCGATGCAGCCAAGGATGGCGCAATTGTGCTTTTCGTTGGTACTAAGAAGCAAGCTCAAGACGCGATTGCTGAAGAAGCAACTCGTGCCGGTCAATACTTCGTCAACCACCGTTGGTTGGGTGGTACTTTGACTAACTGGAAGACTATTCAATTGCGTATTGCACGTTTGAAGGAACTCAAGGCTATGGCCGAAGACGGTACTTTCGATCGCTTGCCTAAGAAGGAAGTTTCATTACTTCTTAAGCAAACTGCTAAGCTTGAAAAGTTCCTTGGTGGTATCGCTGATATGCCTAAGGTTCCAGACTTGCTCTTCATCGTTGACCCACGTAAGGAACAACTTGCTGTTCAAGAAGCACACAAGTTGAACATTCCTATCGTAGCTATGGTTGATACTAACGCAGATCCAGATGACATCGACGTTAAGATTCCATCAAACGATGATGCTATCCGTGCCGTTCGTTTGATCACTGCTAAGATGGCAGATGCAATCATCGAAGGTAACCAAGGTGAAGACAAGGTTGACGAAAACTCATTTGGTGCAGACCAATCAGTTGAATCAATCGAAGAAATTGCTGCTGTTGTTGAAGGTAACAACTCAGCTAAGTAA
- a CDS encoding DUF896 domain-containing protein: MEAEKLRQRINELGAKRKKEGLTEGEELERQALREEFLENFRKSFRSQVEMMQVFDDNGKEVTPEKVREIQRKKGLRDD; encoded by the coding sequence TTGGAAGCAGAAAAGTTACGCCAACGAATTAACGAATTAGGTGCAAAACGTAAAAAAGAAGGCTTAACTGAAGGTGAAGAACTGGAACGGCAAGCATTGCGTGAAGAGTTTTTGGAAAACTTTCGGAAGTCTTTCCGTTCACAAGTTGAAATGATGCAAGTCTTCGACGATAACGGCAAAGAAGTTACCCCTGAAAAAGTACGTGAAATTCAACGAAAGAAAGGGCTACGGGACGATTAG